From one Acidobacteriota bacterium genomic stretch:
- a CDS encoding serine hydrolase, translated as MTIARYRLTFTMLTLLAGCATAPPVETPPPVRIATPAVAAADEIREIEQMVARLMKTEGAVGLTIGFVKDDFVWAKGFGYADLENKVPAKAESAYRMASVTKPMTAVGILTLVEQGKIDLDAEVQEYVEYFPRKAHPVTIRQLLGHLGGISHYRNYDLEGHFREPMSTRESLAVFQNFDLVAEPGTRYSYTSYGFNLLGAVIEEASGQSYGEFLTENVWKPLGMEDTRMDDPRAIIPHRVEGYEMVDGELRRSEYVDISSRFAGGGTRSTVPDMLRFAKGLWEGKVLSDETRSRMWTAQSTREGRNIGYGFGWGTNTGNGRFAVGHGGAQAETRTYLLVLPNERFAAAVAINFESSDSAEYAFRLFEIVMDEPWQIRYWARTEKERALLRGIDAAFDFGMRHYDQFGEPLTSDRAALRDAFEYFNAIVNLPEEEASQRLQRGVHPAANEAFVAMVSHIAHTLEANERDLEIYYSGGVIPMFVDYIAWYRANPGESAGLTFDPAFERMIERWTTDWTRTWTAETSGIDIDAATDTAMLRARLGSAFEGASVYPDYSGKLERSMRTAFVQGDVATAFDLARTAVELYPESDDTHANLAVLYIATGDEESAKPLLQKSLELDPDGAAGPDNLNRLAYELASAGQPEAGLRLLMAAIRAHPNVANLYDSVGEFHRELGRPQQALDYYSRALEMDPEYPNAENARRIVQELRGEE; from the coding sequence ATGACGATTGCCCGATACCGACTCACCTTCACGATGCTCACGCTTCTGGCCGGATGCGCGACGGCACCTCCGGTCGAAACGCCGCCGCCGGTTCGGATCGCGACGCCCGCCGTCGCCGCCGCGGACGAGATCCGCGAGATCGAGCAGATGGTTGCGCGGCTGATGAAAACCGAAGGGGCGGTCGGGCTGACGATCGGCTTCGTGAAGGATGATTTCGTCTGGGCAAAGGGATTCGGCTACGCGGATCTCGAGAACAAGGTTCCGGCGAAAGCGGAATCGGCGTATCGGATGGCCTCGGTGACGAAGCCGATGACCGCGGTGGGGATACTGACGCTCGTCGAGCAGGGGAAGATCGACCTCGACGCCGAGGTCCAGGAGTACGTGGAGTACTTTCCGCGGAAGGCGCATCCGGTCACGATCCGTCAGCTTCTCGGGCATCTCGGCGGGATCAGCCACTATCGCAACTACGACCTCGAAGGGCACTTCAGGGAGCCGATGAGCACGCGGGAGTCGCTCGCGGTGTTCCAGAATTTCGATCTCGTGGCGGAACCCGGAACGCGCTACAGCTACACGAGCTACGGATTCAACCTGCTCGGTGCGGTGATCGAGGAAGCGAGCGGCCAGTCCTACGGCGAGTTCTTGACCGAGAACGTCTGGAAGCCGCTGGGGATGGAAGACACGCGGATGGACGACCCGCGGGCGATCATCCCGCATCGGGTCGAAGGGTACGAGATGGTCGACGGGGAGCTGAGGCGAAGCGAGTACGTCGACATCAGCAGCCGGTTCGCAGGCGGTGGAACGCGCTCGACGGTGCCCGACATGCTGCGGTTCGCGAAGGGGCTGTGGGAAGGCAAAGTTCTGAGCGACGAAACGCGCAGCCGGATGTGGACCGCGCAGTCGACCCGCGAGGGGCGCAACATCGGCTACGGATTCGGTTGGGGGACCAACACCGGCAACGGGCGCTTCGCCGTCGGTCACGGCGGCGCGCAGGCGGAAACGAGGACCTACCTGCTGGTGCTTCCGAACGAGCGATTCGCCGCAGCGGTGGCCATCAACTTCGAGAGCTCCGACTCAGCCGAATACGCGTTCCGGCTGTTCGAGATCGTCATGGACGAGCCGTGGCAGATCCGATACTGGGCGAGGACGGAAAAGGAGCGGGCACTCCTTCGCGGAATCGACGCCGCATTCGACTTCGGAATGCGTCACTACGATCAGTTCGGCGAGCCGCTCACCAGCGACCGGGCGGCGCTGCGCGATGCGTTCGAGTACTTCAACGCGATCGTGAATCTTCCGGAGGAGGAGGCATCCCAGAGGCTGCAGCGCGGCGTCCATCCGGCGGCGAACGAGGCATTCGTCGCGATGGTCTCCCACATCGCGCACACGCTCGAGGCGAACGAGCGCGATCTCGAAATCTACTACTCGGGCGGCGTCATCCCGATGTTCGTCGATTACATCGCCTGGTATCGCGCAAATCCGGGAGAGAGCGCTGGGCTGACGTTCGACCCCGCGTTCGAGCGGATGATCGAGCGGTGGACCACCGACTGGACGAGAACCTGGACCGCGGAAACGAGCGGAATCGACATCGACGCTGCGACCGATACGGCGATGCTGCGCGCCCGACTCGGAAGCGCTTTCGAAGGCGCGTCGGTGTACCCGGACTACTCGGGAAAGCTCGAGCGTTCGATGCGAACGGCTTTCGTCCAGGGGGACGTCGCGACGGCATTCGATCTCGCGCGCACCGCGGTCGAGCTGTATCCCGAATCCGACGACACGCATGCGAATCTGGCGGTTCTCTACATCGCGACGGGAGACGAGGAGAGCGCGAAACCGCTGCTGCAGAAGTCCCTCGAGCTCGACCCGGACGGAGCCGCGGGCCCCGACAACCTCAACCGGCTCGCCTACGAGCTCGCCTCGGCCGGACAGCCGGAGGCGGGTCTGCGGCTTCTGATGGCCGCCATCCGGGCTCACCCGAACGTCGCAAACCTCTACGACAGCGTCGGCGAGTTCCATCGCGAGCTCGGGAGACCGCAGCAGGCGCTCGACTACTACTCGCGTGCCCTGGAGATGGATCCGGAGTATCCGAACGCGGAGAACGCGAGGCGGATCGTTCAGGAGCTGCGGGGCGAAGAGTGA
- a CDS encoding penicillin acylase family protein: MWRRIAITLVTIIFTLSVSAQTERFKLPGMKKAGTITRDDLGVAHIFALNEHDLLFLQGWVHAEDRFFQMDFNRRLASGTLAELVGQPALSNDVLLRTLGLRRAAEGSWARTAPDTREALMGYAKGVNAWLATNELPAEYGALEITEVPPWTPIDTLSIAKLLAFGLSFDLDTDRTIAFLTWVQVGNAVGFNGTAMFFEDLFRIEPFGDASTVPDASAIAGKGMTTTAPASKEELYKAYEAAAQALPEGVLDLAESVSQAFSSPYLSDVMDPDFFLGSNEWGIGPQLSASGQPMIANDPHLALDTPSTFYPNALQAGDINVIGMSFAGVPYVAVGRTPDLAWGATVNPMDVTDVFAEEIVVVPQALAGLATRHGDDVEWLFPVLQTWRVNTIGDGVNNSLQTIPPGGSIPRASLIVVRRNAPIIALDVQAGTALSVQYTGFNATQEIEMLRRVSRSSTIEEFRDALRWFDFGSQNWAVLDSSGDYGYFTSAELPLREDLEAGTVNGLPPFFIRNGTGGNDWIRNLNPPPAQATPNAILPFSEMPQIVNPPAGFFVNANNDPAGTTLDNNPLNQLRPTGGIFYLNVGYDGFRGERVTEMIEAKIANGETISFEEIQQMQADTVMVDAEYFVPWIIQAFDNARTPGAHPGLAQFAASPPIQAAVARLSSWDFSTPTGIPEGFDASDENGQLSSPSETEIAHSVAATIYSVWRGRFIANTIDTVIGAIEQGAGRGLPRPGSGSTLSSLRNFLDNWETTRGVGASGLNFFNVPGVDDPSTRRDILILKSVGDAIGLITSEEFAPAFGRSTDMNDWNWGKLHRIVFDHPLGGPLSVPPAGGLVPAPLPGLPGIPTDGGFGTIDASSHNARADGVNEFMFGSGPARRFAAEATGDGIRAETSLPGGTSGSLGSPFHLNLLPMWLTNESFPSVLRPVPSIPWLR, encoded by the coding sequence ATGTGGCGTCGAATCGCGATTACCCTGGTGACGATCATCTTCACGCTGTCGGTCTCGGCACAGACCGAAAGATTCAAGCTGCCCGGGATGAAGAAAGCGGGGACGATCACGCGGGATGACCTCGGTGTGGCGCACATCTTCGCGCTGAACGAGCACGATCTGCTCTTCCTGCAGGGCTGGGTCCACGCGGAGGATCGTTTCTTCCAGATGGATTTCAACCGGCGACTCGCGAGTGGAACGCTCGCGGAGCTCGTCGGACAGCCAGCATTGTCGAACGACGTCCTCCTTCGTACGCTCGGGCTGCGGCGTGCCGCCGAGGGTTCCTGGGCTCGCACCGCGCCCGATACGCGGGAGGCGCTGATGGGCTATGCGAAGGGAGTGAATGCCTGGCTCGCGACCAACGAGCTCCCGGCCGAGTACGGCGCGCTCGAGATCACCGAGGTTCCGCCGTGGACGCCGATCGACACACTGTCGATCGCCAAGCTCCTGGCGTTCGGGCTTTCCTTCGATCTCGACACCGACCGGACGATTGCCTTTCTCACCTGGGTGCAGGTCGGAAACGCGGTCGGATTCAACGGTACGGCGATGTTCTTCGAGGATCTCTTCCGCATCGAGCCTTTCGGTGATGCCTCCACGGTTCCGGATGCGAGCGCCATCGCAGGAAAGGGGATGACGACGACCGCGCCGGCTTCGAAAGAAGAGCTCTACAAAGCGTACGAAGCCGCCGCACAAGCCCTTCCGGAGGGCGTGCTCGATCTCGCAGAGAGCGTGTCGCAGGCCTTCTCCTCTCCGTATCTCAGCGACGTGATGGACCCGGATTTCTTCCTCGGTTCGAACGAGTGGGGGATCGGTCCGCAACTGTCCGCATCGGGCCAGCCGATGATCGCCAACGATCCTCACCTCGCGCTCGATACGCCTTCGACGTTCTATCCGAACGCTCTCCAGGCCGGCGACATCAACGTGATCGGGATGAGCTTCGCGGGAGTTCCGTACGTGGCCGTCGGCCGCACGCCGGACCTCGCGTGGGGCGCCACGGTCAATCCGATGGACGTCACCGACGTCTTCGCCGAGGAGATCGTGGTCGTGCCGCAGGCCCTGGCGGGGCTCGCCACGCGACATGGCGACGACGTCGAGTGGCTCTTTCCCGTTCTGCAGACCTGGCGTGTGAACACGATTGGAGATGGGGTGAACAATTCGCTGCAGACGATACCCCCGGGAGGATCGATCCCGCGCGCGAGCCTCATCGTGGTTCGCCGCAACGCACCGATCATCGCTCTCGACGTCCAGGCAGGCACCGCGCTGAGCGTCCAGTACACCGGATTCAATGCGACGCAGGAGATCGAGATGCTTCGCCGCGTGAGCCGGTCTTCGACGATCGAGGAGTTCCGTGACGCGCTGCGGTGGTTCGATTTCGGCTCGCAGAATTGGGCGGTTCTCGACTCGAGCGGCGACTACGGGTACTTCACGAGCGCCGAGCTGCCGCTGCGGGAAGATCTCGAAGCGGGGACGGTCAACGGACTCCCTCCGTTCTTCATCCGCAACGGTACCGGCGGCAACGACTGGATCCGCAATCTGAATCCCCCTCCGGCGCAGGCGACCCCGAATGCGATCCTTCCGTTCTCGGAGATGCCGCAGATCGTCAATCCGCCCGCCGGATTTTTCGTGAACGCGAACAATGACCCGGCCGGAACGACCCTCGACAACAACCCGCTCAATCAGCTCCGGCCGACCGGCGGGATCTTCTATCTCAATGTTGGTTACGACGGATTCCGCGGTGAGCGCGTCACGGAGATGATCGAGGCGAAGATCGCCAACGGCGAGACGATCTCGTTCGAGGAAATACAGCAGATGCAGGCCGATACGGTCATGGTCGACGCGGAGTACTTCGTGCCGTGGATCATCCAGGCTTTCGACAACGCCCGCACTCCGGGCGCGCATCCCGGACTGGCGCAGTTCGCCGCGAGCCCGCCGATTCAGGCCGCGGTGGCGAGATTGTCGAGCTGGGATTTCTCGACGCCGACCGGCATCCCCGAGGGATTTGACGCCAGCGACGAGAACGGGCAGCTCTCGAGTCCCTCGGAGACCGAAATCGCCCACAGCGTCGCCGCCACGATCTACAGCGTATGGCGCGGGCGGTTCATCGCGAACACGATCGATACGGTGATCGGGGCGATCGAACAGGGCGCCGGTAGAGGTCTCCCGCGGCCGGGCAGCGGTTCGACCCTCAGCTCGCTCCGCAATTTCCTCGACAACTGGGAAACAACGAGAGGCGTCGGAGCCTCGGGGCTGAACTTCTTCAACGTTCCCGGCGTGGACGACCCTTCGACCCGGCGCGACATCCTGATTCTCAAGAGCGTCGGGGACGCCATCGGGTTGATCACGAGTGAAGAATTCGCGCCCGCCTTTGGCCGGTCGACCGACATGAACGACTGGAACTGGGGCAAGCTGCACCGAATCGTCTTCGATCATCCTCTCGGCGGTCCGCTGAGCGTGCCTCCTGCAGGGGGCCTGGTTCCTGCGCCGCTACCGGGGCTCCCGGGGATTCCGACCGATGGAGGATTCGGAACCATCGATGCTTCCTCGCACAACGCGCGGGCGGATGGCGTCAACGAATTCATGTTCGGCAGTGGTCCCGCGAGACGCTTCGCCGCGGAGGCGACGGGCGACGGAATCCGGGCGGAGACGAGCCTGCCGGGCGGGACGAGCGGGAGTCTGGGAAGCCCGTTCCACCTGAATCTTCTGCCGATGTGGCTGACCAACGAGTCGTTCCCGTCGGTGCTCCGGCCGGTGCCGAGCATTCCGTGGCTGCGATGA
- a CDS encoding porin family protein, protein MRRVGILLISAAMASAPVLAQDVDLAVWGVSHTFQGDNRIDDVNDIDIEFDENIGFGLTGDLHWTDLFSTEIGVYALDADGTLNLGFLDERIDLGSLDVMPVTATLRAHFGTDRFDVYVGAGGAWVMFDDLSSVDLREGGTEFIEIDDELTWLANAGLTFWLNEGFGIGVDAKWIALEADTLSDTGEAIPLELDPLMISGGLILRF, encoded by the coding sequence ATGAGACGAGTCGGAATCCTGCTGATCAGTGCTGCGATGGCGAGCGCGCCGGTATTGGCGCAGGACGTCGATCTGGCGGTCTGGGGTGTGAGCCACACGTTCCAGGGCGACAATCGGATCGACGACGTCAATGACATCGACATTGAATTCGACGAGAACATCGGTTTCGGCCTGACCGGTGACCTCCACTGGACGGATCTCTTCTCGACCGAGATCGGCGTCTACGCGCTCGATGCCGACGGGACCTTGAACCTCGGTTTTCTCGACGAGCGGATCGATCTCGGGTCGCTCGACGTGATGCCGGTCACCGCCACGCTCCGGGCGCATTTCGGGACTGATCGGTTCGACGTCTATGTCGGGGCCGGCGGCGCCTGGGTGATGTTCGACGATCTCAGCAGTGTGGATCTGCGGGAGGGCGGGACCGAGTTCATCGAGATCGACGACGAGCTGACCTGGCTCGCCAACGCCGGGCTCACATTCTGGCTGAACGAAGGTTTCGGGATCGGAGTCGACGCCAAATGGATCGCGCTCGAGGCCGACACCCTCTCCGATACGGGCGAGGCCATCCCCCTCGAGCTCGACCCCCTCATGATCTCCGGCGGACTCATCCTCCGCTTCTGA
- a CDS encoding HEPN domain-containing protein, translating to MADRSADWFSQAERDLRQAELSKSEQIHEWACFAAQQAAEKAIKALHLASGQEAWGHVVRKLLEELPLEPPPELLEKARVLDSFYIPARHPNGHAEGAAFEHYGEMQSMEAIRYASEILDFVRTRMAEKG from the coding sequence ATGGCCGACCGCTCAGCCGACTGGTTCAGTCAAGCCGAACGAGATCTGCGTCAGGCCGAGCTCTCGAAGTCGGAGCAGATCCACGAATGGGCCTGTTTCGCGGCGCAGCAGGCCGCGGAGAAAGCCATCAAGGCGCTCCACCTGGCCAGCGGTCAGGAAGCGTGGGGCCACGTCGTCCGCAAACTTCTCGAGGAGCTCCCTCTGGAGCCACCCCCGGAGCTGCTGGAGAAGGCGCGCGTCCTCGACTCGTTCTACATTCCCGCGCGTCATCCGAACGGTCACGCCGAAGGTGCCGCCTTCGAGCACTACGGTGAGATGCAGAGCATGGAGGCGATCCGATATGCCAGTGAAATCCTCGACTTCGTCCGTACTCGTATGGCCGAAAAAGGCTGA
- a CDS encoding nucleotidyltransferase domain-containing protein, which yields MPVKSSTSSVLVWPKKADVVRAVESWAAATRSGHSGIVGIGYYGSLRRDDWGVGSDVDLVVVVESSRRRAIERPLDFDLSSIPVPADLLVFTAEEWGALERRKDRFAREMRDVVWL from the coding sequence ATGCCAGTGAAATCCTCGACTTCGTCCGTACTCGTATGGCCGAAAAAGGCTGACGTAGTCCGGGCCGTCGAGTCGTGGGCGGCCGCGACCCGTTCGGGTCACTCGGGCATCGTCGGCATCGGCTATTACGGCTCGCTCCGGCGGGATGACTGGGGAGTGGGGAGCGACGTCGACCTCGTCGTGGTGGTCGAGTCCTCCCGACGCCGCGCGATCGAAAGGCCGCTGGATTTCGATCTCTCTTCGATTCCCGTTCCCGCGGACCTGCTCGTCTTCACGGCTGAAGAGTGGGGTGCGCTCGAGCGCCGGAAAGACCGCTTCGCCCGTGAGATGCGGGACGTCGTCTGGCTCTGA